The Deinococcus wulumuqiensis R12 genome has a window encoding:
- the ftsY gene encoding signal recognition particle-docking protein FtsY — MSWLDRLRSGLSKTRQQLSGTAGSLNEDVREAFTRMDSIEDLEYALIAADVGRAATEEIIEDIRKNGEGRLQDALMQALTLQLEPDARRAQFRQLGFSPDVSRSKVDPKGHVVMVIGVNGVGKTTTIAKLGQYYMERGQSVMFAAGDTFRAAAGTQLGVWGERLGVPVIQGVDGGDPAAVAFDAAGARKARGTDLLLVDTAGRLHNKHNLMEELKKVRRVIDKADPGEPAEVWLVLDAVTGQNGLQQAKKFHEATPLSGVIVTKLDGTAKGGILVPIVRELGVPIKFIGVGEQPGDLQPFDSREFVRALFDVELPQG; from the coding sequence ATGAGTTGGCTCGACCGCCTGCGCAGTGGCCTGAGCAAGACCCGCCAGCAGCTCAGCGGCACGGCCGGTTCCCTGAACGAGGACGTGCGCGAGGCGTTTACCCGCATGGACAGCATCGAGGACCTCGAATACGCCCTGATCGCCGCTGACGTGGGCCGCGCCGCCACCGAGGAAATCATCGAGGACATCCGCAAGAACGGCGAGGGCCGCCTTCAGGACGCGCTGATGCAGGCGCTCACGCTGCAACTCGAACCCGACGCCCGCCGCGCCCAGTTCCGGCAACTCGGCTTCTCGCCCGATGTCAGCCGCTCCAAGGTGGACCCCAAAGGACACGTCGTGATGGTCATCGGCGTGAACGGTGTGGGCAAGACCACCACCATCGCCAAGCTCGGCCAGTACTACATGGAACGCGGCCAGAGCGTGATGTTCGCGGCAGGCGACACCTTCCGCGCGGCGGCAGGCACGCAGCTCGGCGTGTGGGGGGAGCGCCTCGGCGTACCGGTGATTCAGGGCGTGGACGGCGGCGACCCGGCGGCGGTGGCCTTCGATGCAGCGGGCGCCCGCAAAGCTCGCGGCACCGACCTGTTGCTGGTGGACACGGCGGGGCGACTGCACAACAAGCACAACCTGATGGAAGAACTCAAGAAGGTCCGGCGCGTCATCGACAAGGCCGACCCCGGCGAACCCGCCGAGGTGTGGCTGGTCCTCGACGCCGTGACCGGGCAAAACGGCTTGCAACAGGCCAAAAAGTTCCACGAGGCCACCCCGCTGTCCGGCGTGATTGTCACCAAGCTCGACGGCACGGCCAAGGGCGGCATCCTGGTGCCCATCGTGCGCGAACTGGGCGTGCCCATCAAGTTCATCGGCGTGGGCGAGCAGCCCGGCGACCTGCAACCCTTCGACAGCCGCGAGTTCGTGCGGGCGCTGTTCGACGTGGAGCTGCCCCAGGGCTGA
- a CDS encoding GNAT family N-acetyltransferase: MSDLPPFHVRPAQPADAFLAALLLGATGEPHFHTTAQKLAERFAAPAHGYVVGETAGQVTGLGSFWLPEFHPDHAWVGLHLHPDHHAGAAALLDFLALRARAAGRSHLWASVREDYLPTWPDLPALGFREVHRTFGGGFHLSDGHLRDWQANTARLEAALTRQGHWLTPAASFRQDARLTDLYALTRHDKVTAPPTIDPAAESLPTENLTDEEALWNAAWLAWHGETPVGLALPERSRLGAWNAVLVVHPEHRRQGLATALLARVVRSLQAGGLPFLNVAGSKRDAAYLGVLRRLGANIEPDWIAWEREA; this comes from the coding sequence ATGTCCGACCTTCCCCCTTTCCATGTGCGCCCGGCCCAGCCTGCCGACGCCTTTCTGGCCGCCCTGCTGCTGGGTGCCACCGGGGAGCCGCACTTTCACACGACGGCGCAAAAGCTCGCGGAACGCTTTGCGGCTCCGGCTCACGGTTATGTCGTGGGTGAAACGGCGGGGCAGGTCACCGGCCTCGGGTCGTTCTGGCTGCCGGAGTTTCACCCGGACCACGCCTGGGTGGGCCTGCACCTTCACCCTGACCACCACGCGGGCGCGGCGGCCCTGCTGGACTTCCTGGCGCTTCGGGCCCGCGCCGCTGGGCGTTCGCACCTGTGGGCCAGCGTGCGCGAGGACTACCTCCCCACCTGGCCGGACCTCCCCGCGCTGGGATTCCGCGAAGTTCACCGCACGTTCGGCGGCGGCTTTCATTTGAGTGACGGGCATCTGCGCGACTGGCAGGCGAACACCGCCCGCCTTGAGGCCGCGCTGACCCGCCAGGGCCACTGGCTCACCCCCGCTGCTTCCTTCCGGCAAGACGCCCGCCTGACCGACCTGTACGCCCTGACCCGCCACGACAAGGTGACGGCTCCGCCCACCATCGACCCCGCCGCCGAGAGCCTGCCGACCGAGAACCTGACCGACGAGGAGGCCCTCTGGAACGCCGCCTGGCTGGCGTGGCACGGCGAAACGCCGGTGGGCCTCGCCCTCCCCGAGCGTTCGCGCCTGGGTGCCTGGAACGCGGTGCTGGTCGTTCACCCGGAGCACCGTCGCCAGGGCCTCGCCACCGCCCTTCTTGCCCGGGTGGTCCGCAGCCTGCAAGCCGGGGGCCTGCCCTTTCTCAATGTGGCGGGCAGCAAACGCGACGCCGCCTACCTCGGCGTGCTGCGTCGCCTGGGCGCGAACATCGAACCCGACTGGATTGCCTGGGAGCGCGAGGCGTGA
- a CDS encoding erythromycin esterase family protein: MNRVFALTLALLLGALLPGALAGGAQGNPDEAVIRRSYQQLAQAIRTGDSASILNVYAPQFVGYGPRYEPLSRELLTQATQGLTFKTVGTELLKVQRQGQSYDVTSRTTSTGEYDMGGQKVPFTQTGDTLDTWQKVGGRWQIVGSRTLSSTVDLAGQKQVMNDPAPLSGAQRQALQTALRPLLKPVSLNVGAAASDLAFLAPLAQARLIGAGEGRHGTHEHFVLKARIFRALVEHHGFTTLAFESNPTGAPAINAYISGESDDLQAAVGGLGFMVWRTAEIRDLLVWIRDYNAQRGDRPALTFVAVDMQDPGGSAGVLVKLVPGLAAAAVPFADLKPYQIDELVKDPAEQKAFTEQAAALVQAAAELPEDTPHRAEAQALARTVQQAVLAASGQGTRDDFMAENLLGFLQANPQSKVMLWAHNGHVSKAPDVLSQTGMGAQLSAALGSDYRTVGLTFSSGSIRAVQMGQEDKGMQAVTVAPSHPDSPEALATAPAALVLADALKVPVLRDYLATLRPVRGIGQSSIPGAMGYTFDVLPKAYDVLIFTGKSTPAQPAK; encoded by the coding sequence ATGAACAGAGTCTTTGCCCTCACCCTCGCCCTGCTGCTCGGTGCTCTGCTGCCGGGTGCCCTCGCCGGAGGTGCCCAGGGCAACCCGGACGAGGCCGTGATTCGCCGCAGCTACCAGCAACTCGCGCAGGCCATCCGGACGGGCGATTCGGCGTCCATCCTGAACGTCTACGCTCCGCAGTTCGTGGGCTACGGGCCGCGCTACGAACCGCTCAGCCGCGAACTGCTGACCCAGGCCACGCAGGGCCTGACTTTCAAGACCGTCGGCACCGAACTGCTCAAGGTCCAGCGTCAGGGCCAGAGCTACGACGTGACCAGCCGCACCACCAGCACGGGTGAGTACGACATGGGCGGCCAGAAAGTCCCCTTCACGCAAACCGGCGACACGCTCGACACCTGGCAGAAGGTGGGCGGGCGCTGGCAAATCGTGGGCAGCAGGACGCTGAGCAGTACGGTGGACCTCGCCGGGCAAAAACAGGTCATGAACGACCCTGCCCCCCTGTCCGGCGCCCAGCGGCAGGCGCTCCAGACCGCGCTCCGGCCCCTCCTGAAGCCGGTCAGTCTGAACGTGGGGGCAGCGGCCAGTGACCTCGCGTTTCTGGCCCCGCTGGCCCAGGCCCGTCTCATCGGCGCAGGCGAGGGCAGGCACGGGACGCACGAACATTTCGTCCTCAAGGCGCGCATCTTCAGGGCGCTGGTCGAGCACCACGGCTTCACGACCCTCGCCTTCGAGTCCAACCCCACCGGCGCACCGGCCATCAACGCCTACATTTCGGGCGAGTCGGACGACCTTCAGGCGGCGGTGGGCGGGCTGGGCTTCATGGTGTGGCGCACCGCCGAAATCCGTGACCTGCTCGTCTGGATACGGGACTACAACGCGCAGCGCGGCGACAGACCCGCCCTGACCTTCGTGGCGGTGGACATGCAGGATCCCGGCGGCAGCGCGGGCGTGCTGGTCAAGCTCGTGCCGGGGCTGGCCGCCGCTGCCGTGCCTTTCGCCGACCTGAAGCCCTACCAGATCGACGAACTCGTCAAAGACCCCGCCGAACAGAAGGCCTTCACCGAGCAGGCGGCGGCCCTCGTCCAGGCGGCTGCCGAGTTGCCCGAAGACACCCCCCACCGCGCCGAGGCCCAGGCGCTCGCGCGGACCGTGCAGCAGGCGGTCCTGGCAGCGAGCGGGCAGGGCACGCGGGACGACTTCATGGCCGAGAACCTGCTGGGCTTTCTCCAGGCCAACCCGCAGAGCAAAGTGATGCTGTGGGCGCACAACGGGCACGTCAGCAAAGCTCCCGACGTCCTGTCGCAGACCGGCATGGGTGCACAGCTGTCCGCCGCTTTGGGCAGCGACTACCGCACCGTCGGGCTGACCTTCAGCAGCGGCAGCATCCGCGCCGTGCAGATGGGTCAGGAGGACAAGGGGATGCAGGCCGTGACCGTCGCTCCCTCCCACCCCGACAGCCCCGAGGCGCTGGCGACGGCCCCCGCTGCGCTGGTCCTGGCCGACGCGCTCAAGGTCCCCGTCCTCCGTGACTATCTGGCGACGCTGCGCCCCGTGCGCGGCATCGGGCAGAGCAGCATCCCGGGCGCGATGGGCTACACCTTCGATGTTCTTCCCAAAGCCTACGACGTGCTGATTTTTACCGGGAAAAGCACGCCTGCCCAGCCCGCGAAGTAA
- a CDS encoding phytoene desaturase family protein, with translation MTQVAVIGAGFAGLAAALRLARAGAQVTVLDALDRPGGKAALGYADFSSGPTVVTMPQIFAALHARLGWNVPDLTPAHPTTTYHALNGRTFAPEALNVVGSLEPTLAQLSPSEGRRYRQLLLAARQMYSGAAGTFLFAPPPGAAQLARYAFKAGRQAAPLTPLARYVRSGPFLTPFWLRFATYLGADPYRAPAVLHNIAWVELGDGIWHLPGGLLALAERLYREALRHHVRFEFGTRVQHLSTHGGRVLGAHTSRGAFAADHWVSAADRALTLGWLGQAASPSPRGVSGFALQLRLREDLGQGHHIFWPADYAREWHDIRAGRLPADPTLYLHLDGPRAFLLVNAPPDPALGHSPESKNDYARHLLGRLQARFPLPVAAWQALAPADYARTGLGGALYGRAPHGLLGSLRPGWQLPQARNLVQVGGTVHPGGGVPLSLLSGWNGAGQLLHLDYDSLNGEHPFQSAAK, from the coding sequence ATGACCCAGGTGGCGGTCATCGGAGCGGGCTTCGCGGGACTGGCGGCGGCGCTGCGGCTGGCGCGGGCAGGGGCGCAGGTGACGGTCCTCGACGCGCTCGACCGACCGGGAGGCAAGGCGGCGCTGGGGTACGCCGACTTTTCCAGCGGTCCCACCGTCGTGACCATGCCGCAGATTTTTGCGGCGCTGCACGCCCGCCTCGGGTGGAACGTGCCCGACCTGACTCCAGCGCACCCGACCACCACCTACCACGCCCTGAATGGCCGGACCTTCGCCCCCGAAGCGCTCAATGTGGTCGGCAGTCTCGAACCCACGCTGGCCCAGCTTTCCCCCTCGGAGGGGCGACGTTACCGCCAACTGCTGCTCGCCGCCCGGCAGATGTACAGCGGCGCGGCGGGCACCTTTCTTTTTGCGCCTCCACCCGGCGCGGCGCAGCTCGCCCGCTACGCCTTCAAAGCCGGGCGGCAAGCCGCGCCCCTGACCCCACTCGCCCGGTATGTGCGCTCGGGGCCGTTTCTGACCCCCTTCTGGCTGCGCTTCGCCACCTATCTGGGGGCCGACCCCTACCGGGCACCCGCCGTGCTGCACAACATTGCCTGGGTCGAACTCGGTGACGGCATCTGGCACCTGCCCGGTGGCCTGCTGGCCCTGGCCGAGCGCCTGTACCGGGAAGCTCTGAGACACCATGTCCGCTTCGAGTTCGGCACCCGCGTGCAGCATCTCAGCACCCACGGGGGGAGGGTGCTGGGCGCCCACACCAGCCGGGGCGCTTTTGCCGCCGACCACTGGGTGAGCGCCGCCGACCGCGCCCTGACACTGGGCTGGCTGGGACAGGCGGCGTCCCCTTCCCCCCGGGGCGTCAGTGGCTTTGCCCTGCAACTGCGTCTCCGTGAGGACCTGGGCCAGGGGCACCACATTTTCTGGCCTGCCGACTATGCCCGTGAATGGCATGACATCCGGGCCGGTCGCCTGCCTGCCGACCCGACCCTCTACCTCCACCTCGACGGCCCACGGGCCTTTCTGCTGGTCAACGCGCCACCCGACCCGGCGCTGGGCCATTCCCCCGAGAGCAAGAACGACTATGCCCGCCACCTGCTCGGGCGTCTCCAGGCACGTTTCCCTTTGCCGGTGGCGGCGTGGCAGGCCCTGGCCCCCGCCGACTACGCCCGCACCGGGCTGGGCGGCGCCCTGTACGGCCGGGCGCCTCATGGCCTGCTCGGCAGCCTGCGCCCGGGCTGGCAGCTGCCCCAGGCCCGCAACCTCGTGCAGGTGGGCGGCACCGTTCACCCAGGGGGAGGGGTGCCACTTTCTCTGCTGTCGGGCTGGAATGGAGCGGGGCAGTTGCTTCACCTTGACTACGACTCCTTGAACGGCGAACATCCCTTCCAGAGCGCGGCCAAATAA
- a CDS encoding DUF418 domain-containing protein, producing the protein MTHFPPASSAEVASPSPEAPVPVRERALLPDVLRGVALLGILTVNMQDFAGYLEWRQTGLDRVAQVLIDVFANGRFISIFAMLFGWGAYGLYRRHGPALFARRHLLLFVLGTAHHLLLWHGDIIGSYAALALLLPWVTRWSVRGLLGFGAALGGWWVLTGLLAVWGTALDGQSGSLRFTGLPTLTSAMSYADVLASRLRDFGTEYLGSLIYNAPWLLLLFCLGAAAARAEVLTQPQRFGWLFRRLVAFALPLGLGLGVALAYLNTRNDLTAGLLAVPVRMVGGLLGGLGYVGLFGLLLNRGRLGRWCTFAATGRMALTNYLLQSLVMTSVFYPYAGGQWGRWGAAPALALALIVGLAQLPLSRWWLSRHAHGPAEELLRRAVYPRKK; encoded by the coding sequence GTGACACACTTCCCTCCTGCTTCCTCGGCTGAGGTCGCTTCCCCTTCGCCCGAAGCCCCGGTGCCGGTCCGTGAGCGTGCCCTGCTGCCGGACGTGCTGCGCGGCGTGGCCTTGCTCGGCATCCTGACGGTGAACATGCAGGACTTCGCCGGCTATCTGGAGTGGCGGCAGACCGGACTGGACCGCGTGGCCCAGGTCCTGATCGACGTGTTCGCCAACGGGCGTTTCATCAGTATCTTCGCCATGCTTTTCGGCTGGGGGGCCTACGGGCTGTACCGGCGGCACGGCCCGGCCCTCTTCGCGCGGCGGCACCTGCTGCTGTTCGTGTTGGGAACGGCCCACCACCTGCTGCTGTGGCACGGCGACATCATCGGCAGTTACGCCGCGCTCGCCCTGCTGCTGCCCTGGGTGACCCGTTGGTCGGTGCGCGGCCTGCTCGGTTTCGGTGCGGCGCTGGGAGGCTGGTGGGTGCTGACCGGGCTGCTCGCCGTCTGGGGCACGGCGTTGGACGGACAGTCCGGCAGCCTGCGGTTCACGGGTCTGCCCACCCTCACCTCGGCCATGTCTTACGCCGACGTGCTCGCTTCCCGCCTGCGCGACTTCGGAACCGAATATCTCGGCAGCCTCATCTACAACGCGCCCTGGCTCCTGCTGCTCTTTTGTCTGGGGGCAGCGGCGGCCAGGGCAGAGGTGTTGACACAGCCGCAGCGCTTCGGCTGGCTGTTTCGCCGTCTGGTGGCGTTTGCGCTTCCGCTGGGACTGGGGCTGGGCGTCGCCCTCGCTTACCTCAATACCCGCAACGACCTCACCGCCGGTCTGCTCGCGGTGCCGGTGCGCATGGTCGGGGGGCTGCTGGGCGGCCTGGGGTATGTGGGCCTGTTCGGGCTGCTGCTGAACCGGGGACGCCTGGGAAGATGGTGCACCTTCGCCGCCACGGGCCGCATGGCCCTGACCAACTACCTGCTGCAAAGTCTCGTCATGACCAGCGTTTTTTACCCCTACGCGGGAGGGCAGTGGGGCCGCTGGGGTGCGGCACCGGCCCTGGCGCTCGCTTTGATTGTCGGGCTGGCGCAACTGCCGCTGAGCCGCTGGTGGCTGAGCCGACATGCCCATGGTCCAGCCGAGGAGCTGCTCCGACGTGCCGTCTACCCCCGCAAGAAATGA
- a CDS encoding GNAT family N-acetyltransferase, whose translation MAGYEVGRWDNAATEAEWDALYRLHRQGEADVPRNPTTSSAPLSREDWQRTLSEEAVFVVRDRGEPVGLTRLTLPGHHPLQTAREVESDFTATHPAHRSHGLATVLKAHALAWAAAEGYVVAGTGGTVLNLSMLRVNTRLGYVTEPMWVTWERHL comes from the coding sequence GTGGCAGGTTACGAGGTCGGGCGCTGGGACAATGCCGCCACAGAAGCCGAGTGGGACGCGCTCTACCGGCTTCACCGGCAGGGCGAGGCCGATGTGCCGAGGAATCCGACGACTTCCTCCGCGCCGCTGAGTCGTGAGGACTGGCAGCGCACCCTGAGCGAAGAAGCGGTCTTCGTGGTGCGTGACCGGGGTGAACCCGTAGGCCTGACCCGTCTGACGCTACCCGGCCATCATCCCTTGCAGACGGCCCGCGAAGTGGAAAGTGACTTCACGGCCACCCACCCCGCGCATCGTTCACACGGTCTCGCCACGGTCCTCAAGGCGCATGCGCTCGCCTGGGCTGCTGCCGAGGGCTACGTGGTGGCGGGTACGGGCGGCACGGTGCTCAATTTGTCGATGCTGCGCGTGAATACCCGGCTGGGCTACGTCACCGAGCCGATGTGGGTGACCTGGGAACGGCATCTCTGA
- a CDS encoding YbaY family lipoprotein — MSSAQTQVGQVTLTPVQQPAPRSSTGGVKPRPAQPAAAASTTPRAAPETAPAQSTDSAKATKTFKPQTVPQGAYNLTGKVTGPATRLPAGSKVVLMVQDSQAPGNPLLQIKFGTAALPVPYQMYFTQSRLKADHSYFVQAKIFNAAGKMTHLSAPVALPATAPAALNLAVQAVR; from the coding sequence ATGTCAAGCGCCCAAACCCAGGTCGGTCAGGTGACGCTGACGCCCGTCCAGCAGCCCGCGCCGCGCTCCTCCACCGGTGGGGTCAAGCCGCGCCCGGCTCAGCCAGCGGCTGCGGCCTCCACCACGCCACGCGCAGCGCCTGAAACGGCACCCGCTCAGTCCACGGACTCCGCAAAGGCGACCAAAACCTTCAAGCCCCAGACGGTGCCCCAGGGCGCCTACAACCTGACAGGCAAAGTCACCGGTCCGGCGACCCGGCTGCCTGCTGGCTCCAAAGTCGTCCTGATGGTCCAGGACAGCCAGGCGCCCGGCAACCCGCTGCTTCAGATCAAGTTCGGTACGGCGGCGCTTCCCGTGCCCTACCAGATGTACTTCACGCAGAGCCGACTCAAAGCGGATCACAGCTACTTCGTTCAAGCGAAGATTTTCAATGCGGCAGGAAAAATGACGCATCTTTCTGCACCTGTGGCTCTGCCCGCGACTGCTCCGGCGGCACTCAATCTGGCTGTGCAAGCCGTTCGCTGA
- the tkt gene encoding transketolase, whose translation MSDGNVSQLSVNTIRTLAIDAVQAANSGHPGAPLGMAPMGYVLWQKFLRHNPAHPEWPGRDRFVLSAGHASMLIYSLLHLTGYEAMTLDDIKNFRQWGYHTPGHPEFFHTKGLDATTGPLGQGAAMTVGMAMAEAHLAARYNRPQFPIFDNHTYGILGDGDLQEGINHEAAALAGHLKLGKLIWLHDDNQVQLDTPTDKAESEDTAARFRSYGWNVLKVEDGNNLDEIAQAIEQARAQSERPTLIQVRTVIGFGSPRAGTSKAHGEPLGAEGVAETKKALGWEYPAFTVPDEVAAHMNARARGAQLEADWEKLMADYRAAHPDLGKEVDALLARELPADLMAALPGYEEGGKAVATRTASGDVINALAKVVPGLMGGSADLSGSTKTTIKDGGEMQAGQMDGRNVLFGVREFGMSAAGNGLSLYGGLRPLVGTFLVFADYLKPAFRLSAIQMQPVTYVLTHDSIGLGEDGPTHQPIDQLAMLRAVPGAHVIRPADANETAAAWVMALEYDKGPTALALSRQDLPILPRNFDGVKKGAYVVRDAENAQVILLASGSEVSLALDSAAKLAEEGVAARVVSMPCMEVFREQEQGYRDSVLTPGVRRVAIEAGSKQPWYEWTLGGPVIGMDGFGASAPAKVLFEKFGFSVENVVKVVRAAL comes from the coding sequence ATGTCAGACGGAAACGTTTCGCAGCTGAGTGTGAACACGATTCGCACCCTCGCCATCGACGCGGTGCAGGCCGCCAACTCCGGCCACCCCGGTGCGCCGCTCGGCATGGCCCCGATGGGCTACGTGCTGTGGCAGAAGTTCCTGCGTCACAACCCTGCGCACCCCGAATGGCCAGGCCGCGACCGCTTCGTGCTGTCGGCCGGACACGCCAGCATGCTCATTTACAGCCTGCTGCACCTGACCGGCTACGAGGCGATGACGCTCGACGACATCAAGAACTTCCGGCAGTGGGGCTACCACACGCCGGGCCACCCCGAGTTTTTCCACACCAAGGGGCTGGACGCGACCACCGGCCCGCTCGGTCAGGGCGCGGCGATGACGGTGGGCATGGCGATGGCCGAGGCGCACCTCGCCGCCCGCTACAACCGCCCCCAGTTCCCCATCTTCGACAACCACACCTACGGCATCCTCGGTGACGGCGACCTGCAAGAAGGCATCAACCACGAGGCCGCCGCGCTCGCCGGGCACCTGAAACTGGGCAAGCTCATCTGGCTGCACGACGACAACCAGGTTCAGCTCGATACGCCCACCGACAAGGCCGAATCGGAAGACACCGCCGCCCGCTTCCGCTCCTACGGCTGGAACGTGCTGAAGGTCGAGGATGGCAACAATCTGGACGAAATCGCGCAGGCCATCGAGCAGGCCCGCGCCCAGAGCGAGCGGCCCACGCTGATTCAGGTTCGCACCGTCATCGGCTTCGGCAGCCCCCGCGCCGGAACGAGCAAGGCGCACGGCGAGCCTCTGGGCGCCGAGGGCGTGGCCGAAACGAAAAAGGCGCTCGGCTGGGAGTACCCGGCCTTCACCGTGCCCGACGAGGTCGCCGCGCACATGAACGCCCGCGCACGCGGCGCACAGCTCGAAGCCGACTGGGAAAAGCTGATGGCCGACTACCGCGCCGCCCACCCCGACCTCGGCAAGGAAGTGGACGCGCTGCTTGCCCGCGAGTTGCCCGCTGACCTGATGGCCGCGCTGCCGGGCTACGAGGAAGGCGGCAAAGCGGTGGCGACCCGCACGGCCAGCGGCGACGTCATCAACGCGCTCGCCAAAGTGGTGCCCGGGCTGATGGGCGGCAGTGCCGACCTGAGCGGCTCGACCAAGACCACCATCAAGGACGGCGGCGAGATGCAGGCCGGGCAGATGGACGGGCGCAACGTGCTGTTCGGCGTGCGCGAGTTCGGTATGAGTGCGGCGGGCAACGGCCTGAGCCTCTACGGGGGCCTGCGCCCGCTGGTCGGCACCTTCCTGGTGTTTGCCGACTACCTCAAGCCCGCCTTCCGCCTCAGCGCCATACAGATGCAGCCCGTGACCTACGTGCTGACCCACGACTCCATCGGGCTGGGCGAGGACGGCCCCACCCACCAGCCGATTGACCAGCTGGCGATGCTGCGCGCGGTGCCCGGCGCCCACGTCATCCGTCCCGCCGACGCCAACGAAACCGCCGCCGCCTGGGTGATGGCGCTGGAATACGACAAAGGCCCCACCGCGCTGGCCCTCTCGCGCCAGGATTTGCCCATCCTGCCCCGGAACTTCGATGGCGTGAAAAAAGGCGCCTACGTGGTGCGCGACGCCGAGAATGCCCAGGTGATTCTGCTGGCGAGCGGCTCGGAAGTCAGCCTGGCCCTCGACAGCGCCGCCAAACTCGCCGAGGAAGGCGTGGCGGCCCGCGTGGTGTCCATGCCCTGCATGGAAGTGTTCCGCGAGCAGGAGCAGGGCTACCGCGACAGCGTGCTGACCCCGGGCGTGAGGCGCGTCGCCATCGAAGCCGGCAGCAAGCAGCCCTGGTACGAGTGGACGCTGGGCGGCCCGGTCATCGGCATGGACGGCTTCGGCGCGTCGGCCCCGGCCAAGGTGCTGTTCGAGAAGTTCGGCTTCAGCGTGGAGAACGTGGTGAAGGTGGTTCGCGCCGCGCTGTAA
- a CDS encoding helix-turn-helix transcriptional regulator gives MVAKRKEEVPIYNRLAALRAERGMSRAELAAAVGINPQSVGFIERGDYGPSLELALRLSRVFGLPVEALFSLEPLPALSLQVYGKEEE, from the coding sequence GTGGTCGCCAAACGAAAAGAGGAGGTTCCGATTTACAACCGGTTGGCCGCGTTGCGGGCCGAGCGCGGGATGAGTCGGGCCGAACTCGCGGCAGCTGTCGGTATCAACCCGCAGTCGGTGGGCTTTATCGAGCGGGGCGACTACGGCCCCAGTCTGGAACTGGCGCTCAGGCTGAGCCGGGTGTTCGGGCTGCCCGTAGAAGCCCTGTTCTCGCTGGAGCCGCTGCCTGCCCTCAGTCTTCAGGTTTACGGAAAGGAGGAGGAATGA
- a CDS encoding DUF4385 domain-containing protein, translated as MPENSPRVSRGPTKKSERDFDYDVDYRQHDLRKEPQLYRVGRGEQGVLLVQPYKGEILPHWRFATPDAARESSEKIYALFLDYLAAGDFVGADMARKFLQMGFTRARRYANHKGGKKYDGPVPEDKKGQSGAHGRAELPRQPEDPVKAESARIFKAKWDEAEANEEYAAMKKQWKAQYG; from the coding sequence ATGCCAGAAAACTCCCCACGCGTCTCCAGAGGCCCCACCAAAAAATCCGAGCGCGACTTCGACTACGACGTGGATTACCGCCAGCACGACCTGAGAAAGGAGCCGCAGCTCTACCGCGTGGGCCGGGGCGAACAGGGCGTGCTGCTCGTGCAGCCGTACAAGGGCGAGATTTTGCCGCACTGGCGCTTTGCCACGCCGGACGCGGCCCGCGAGAGCAGCGAAAAAATCTATGCCCTGTTTCTGGACTACCTCGCCGCCGGGGACTTCGTGGGCGCGGACATGGCCCGCAAGTTTTTGCAGATGGGCTTTACCCGTGCCCGCCGCTACGCCAACCACAAGGGCGGCAAGAAATACGACGGCCCCGTGCCCGAGGACAAAAAGGGGCAGTCCGGGGCACATGGCCGCGCCGAGTTGCCCCGTCAGCCCGAAGACCCGGTAAAAGCCGAGTCCGCCCGTATCTTCAAGGCCAAATGGGACGAGGCCGAGGCGAACGAGGAGTACGCGGCCATGAAAAAGCAGTGGAAGGCGCAGTACGGCTGA
- a CDS encoding GNAT family N-acetyltransferase produces the protein MKVRPFREADAATVARLVTGSVRGQWTSRPEQFRVSSDPQRRRLVAENGGEVVAAVHASPFGAGAPDALRLDFAGEGAAFSPLYLALLADLPPGFSRLLGVTREDWPEQMRFFAAAGFRNAWQSWGAHLDLTTFDFERFRALEHLTKRRNVFLASGASAKH, from the coding sequence GTGAAGGTCCGTCCATTCCGGGAAGCCGACGCCGCCACCGTCGCCCGGCTCGTCACCGGGAGCGTGCGCGGTCAGTGGACCTCCCGGCCCGAACAGTTCCGGGTGTCCAGCGACCCGCAGCGCCGCCGTCTGGTGGCCGAGAACGGGGGAGAGGTCGTCGCTGCCGTCCACGCCTCCCCTTTCGGCGCAGGTGCCCCCGACGCACTGCGGCTGGACTTCGCGGGCGAGGGCGCGGCGTTTTCTCCTCTTTACCTCGCGCTGCTGGCCGACCTGCCGCCAGGGTTCTCACGGCTGCTGGGCGTGACCCGCGAAGACTGGCCCGAGCAGATGCGTTTCTTCGCGGCGGCGGGCTTTCGCAACGCCTGGCAATCCTGGGGCGCCCACCTCGACCTGACGACCTTCGACTTTGAGCGGTTTCGCGCCCTAGAGCATTTGACAAAAAGACGCAACGTCTTTTTGGCGAGCGGAGCGAGTGCAAAACACTGA